In one Nocardioides sp. NBC_00368 genomic region, the following are encoded:
- a CDS encoding M56 family metallopeptidase codes for MTASIILLSLALALGGLGPRLIDRVMRPESAPMSGVLAWQTTSAAVLLSFGMGAALLCRHIWTSASGLELLGRCAELLTHARTAEPVTLAGLLGITVLLVGAMRVLWCGFRHARRIGRDRRAQRLRLAMLAVPHESEPDVRVIDQGPATVFCLPHWARGDVYVTNAALEVLSRAELAAVLEHERAHLRGRHALVVSAATVLGTAFPFVPLFRAAANAVPGLVEMAADDAAVRHTDRHVVAGALLCLAEAATPATAFGAGGSTVIRRVRRLVDPDPRSGGFRVVLVTAVALAVLLGPIAVGTLAPAAACPFAMP; via the coding sequence GTGACAGCCAGCATCATCTTGCTCAGTCTCGCCTTGGCACTCGGCGGGCTGGGGCCGCGACTGATCGACCGAGTCATGCGACCGGAGTCTGCTCCGATGTCGGGCGTGCTTGCCTGGCAGACGACCTCGGCAGCGGTGCTGCTGTCGTTCGGAATGGGTGCAGCGCTGTTATGCCGCCATATCTGGACGAGTGCATCAGGCCTGGAGCTCCTCGGTCGTTGCGCGGAGCTGCTGACCCATGCACGCACGGCGGAGCCGGTCACTCTCGCTGGGCTGTTGGGGATCACGGTTCTTCTCGTTGGCGCGATGCGAGTGCTCTGGTGCGGCTTCCGGCACGCTCGGAGGATCGGCCGCGACCGCCGTGCGCAGCGACTGAGGCTGGCGATGCTGGCGGTCCCGCACGAGTCTGAACCTGACGTCCGAGTGATCGACCAGGGCCCAGCGACGGTGTTCTGCCTTCCTCACTGGGCTCGTGGTGACGTGTACGTCACCAATGCAGCGCTCGAGGTCTTGTCGCGTGCCGAATTGGCGGCGGTGCTCGAGCATGAGCGCGCTCACCTGCGCGGGCGGCATGCGCTGGTGGTCTCTGCTGCGACGGTGCTAGGGACGGCGTTTCCGTTCGTGCCTCTGTTCCGTGCGGCGGCGAACGCTGTTCCGGGCCTGGTTGAGATGGCAGCGGACGATGCCGCGGTTCGCCATACGGACCGACACGTCGTGGCGGGCGCCCTGCTGTGTCTGGCAGAGGCAGCTACCCCGGCAACGGCATTCGGTGCGGGTGGCAGCACGGTCATCCGCCGGGTGCGTCGCCTGGTCGATCCAGACCCCAGGTCGGGAGGGTTCCGGGTTGTTCTCGTGACGGCCGTGGCGCTGGCCGTACTGCTCGGCCCGATCGCGGTGGGGACGCTTGCTCCGGCTGCTGCATGCCCCTTCGCGATGCCCTGA
- a CDS encoding copper resistance CopC/CopD family protein, which produces MIRSLVVLAAVCIVLLSLPSPAQAHATLLFTTPTANGAVPTSPRQIQLVFDQAVAPAGSALTITGPDGAAPVGAVRLSRGDRVLSVPLLSRLEPGEYEVAWAVTARDGDSMAAEFRFAVGSSAGLTLGPQTPQTPGATPTGVLRWLLFAGLALLLGGLVGEHLARRTSEPDDPRPLLRTGGGLALLGAVGLALVQAGGGSLSSGVTRVGVLVDSAPGRLAAGEVALALVVLASRRRTVLIAGTVGIAILEGLRAHPQAELPGWGAVFLSLHLLAAAVWLGALVHTVRVALRRGGPGARDAFVTYARPALWVVVAVLVAGTLAAAPLVPLGDIVPMLTDTSYGRWLAAKLGLVLVAVALALAARWFLRRGARQPSVAAHLEIGALAGVLVASSALTALAPPTPEDAPLPFPPPPSGEVVALGTRAGWIGIGATASQGQLVIRLVTPDTAATSADTGSNRYTLSGNVTPPRQAPVKLRFRECGEGCFVTPIDWSPGSSTVTLYVDDEEFDGGTAALLVPWPARPAPDLLKKAVAATEREPRVVVHEQVTSDTSIGAAGRSAIPLTGREYLGTGPFGSGVAPVVIRLDDNTLALGYPAEATYVQLTLDHHDRIVQEVLAAPNHLVTRTLIYPEHGD; this is translated from the coding sequence GTGATCCGATCGCTGGTGGTACTGGCCGCCGTCTGCATCGTGCTGCTGAGCCTCCCCTCACCAGCGCAGGCGCACGCGACCCTCCTCTTCACCACACCCACCGCCAACGGTGCAGTCCCCACCTCGCCGCGGCAGATCCAGCTGGTCTTCGATCAGGCCGTCGCCCCCGCAGGCAGCGCGCTCACCATCACAGGCCCGGACGGGGCAGCCCCGGTAGGAGCGGTGAGGCTCAGCCGCGGCGACCGAGTCCTGTCGGTGCCGTTGCTGTCGCGCCTCGAGCCAGGCGAGTACGAGGTGGCCTGGGCAGTCACCGCGCGTGATGGCGACTCGATGGCCGCCGAGTTCCGGTTCGCGGTCGGCTCCAGCGCCGGGCTCACTCTGGGTCCACAGACGCCACAAACACCAGGTGCCACTCCCACAGGGGTGCTCCGATGGCTGCTGTTCGCCGGCCTCGCCCTGCTGCTGGGCGGATTGGTCGGAGAGCACCTGGCGCGGCGTACGAGCGAGCCCGACGACCCCCGCCCGCTGCTCCGCACCGGCGGGGGTCTCGCCCTCCTAGGAGCCGTCGGCCTGGCGCTCGTCCAAGCCGGCGGCGGATCGCTTTCGAGCGGGGTCACCCGGGTCGGCGTGCTGGTCGACTCCGCCCCGGGACGGCTCGCCGCAGGCGAGGTGGCCCTGGCCCTCGTCGTGCTGGCCTCCCGTCGCCGCACGGTGCTGATCGCAGGGACGGTCGGTATCGCGATCCTCGAAGGCCTGCGAGCTCATCCCCAGGCGGAGCTCCCGGGCTGGGGTGCGGTGTTCCTCAGCCTTCACCTACTTGCCGCAGCGGTGTGGCTCGGAGCGCTGGTCCACACCGTCCGGGTTGCTCTACGCCGGGGCGGGCCGGGTGCTCGCGATGCCTTCGTCACCTATGCCCGACCTGCGCTCTGGGTCGTCGTAGCCGTGCTGGTCGCGGGCACGCTCGCGGCCGCGCCGCTCGTCCCTCTGGGCGACATCGTCCCCATGCTCACCGATACCTCGTACGGCCGCTGGCTCGCCGCCAAGCTCGGACTCGTTCTCGTGGCCGTCGCGCTCGCACTCGCAGCCCGCTGGTTCCTACGCCGAGGTGCCCGGCAGCCTTCGGTGGCTGCCCACCTTGAGATCGGGGCCCTCGCGGGCGTGCTCGTGGCCTCCTCAGCACTCACCGCGCTTGCTCCACCGACTCCGGAGGACGCGCCGCTACCGTTTCCTCCCCCACCCTCAGGTGAGGTCGTGGCACTGGGCACCCGGGCCGGCTGGATCGGAATCGGAGCCACAGCAAGCCAAGGCCAACTCGTGATCCGGCTCGTCACGCCGGATACGGCAGCCACTTCCGCGGACACGGGGAGCAATCGCTACACGCTGTCGGGCAACGTCACACCACCACGGCAGGCGCCAGTGAAACTGCGCTTTCGCGAGTGCGGTGAAGGATGCTTCGTCACACCGATCGACTGGAGCCCGGGATCCAGCACCGTCACCCTCTATGTCGACGACGAGGAGTTCGACGGCGGTACCGCCGCGCTCCTCGTCCCCTGGCCGGCTCGACCTGCTCCCGACCTGCTCAAGAAGGCTGTGGCTGCGACGGAGCGCGAACCCCGTGTGGTGGTCCACGAGCAGGTCACCAGCGACACGAGCATCGGCGCTGCCGGGCGATCCGCGATTCCGTTGACCGGTCGGGAGTACCTCGGCACAGGGCCGTTCGGTTCAGGGGTCGCTCCGGTGGTCATCCGCCTCGACGACAACACGCTCGCCCTCGGATATCCGGCAGAAGCAACCTACGTGCAACTCACGCTCGATCACCACGACCGCATCGTGCAGGAAGTGCTCGCCGCACCCAATCACCTCGTCACCCGGACTCTGATCTATCCCGAGCACGGCGACTAA
- a CDS encoding BlaI/MecI/CopY family transcriptional regulator, giving the protein MRGLGQLEATVMGVMWEVREPVTVRAVVERLQQSREIAYTTVMTVMDNLHSKGFLTRGRAGRAYVYQAARPREEHEAELMEEVLAGSADRSATLLHFVEKITPDELAQLRALLADKP; this is encoded by the coding sequence ATGCGTGGACTAGGGCAACTTGAGGCCACCGTCATGGGCGTGATGTGGGAGGTCAGAGAGCCTGTCACGGTGCGCGCGGTGGTGGAGAGACTGCAGCAGAGCCGCGAGATTGCGTATACGACGGTGATGACCGTGATGGACAATCTCCATTCGAAGGGCTTCTTGACGCGCGGGCGTGCAGGTCGGGCCTACGTCTACCAGGCTGCGCGACCACGAGAGGAGCACGAGGCGGAGCTGATGGAGGAGGTGCTGGCCGGAAGTGCTGACAGGAGCGCGACGTTGTTGCATTTCGTCGAGAAGATCACGCCTGACGAGCTGGCGCAGCTGAGGGCACTCCTGGCGGACAAGCCGTGA